From Methanococcus maripaludis, the proteins below share one genomic window:
- a CDS encoding cation:proton antiporter: MEISLVIGYISLLFIIGSFIAKLADRIGIPDIPLLLITGLLIGPVLGLISPIYAQTIFSFVGTIGLIILLLVGAFEMRWIVLKRVLKTVLKLDTIGLVISLLISGIIFSFIYALPFTNPIGFIYGAVNCATDPATLIPIFSKSDVDPKIAVTLEAESVFNDPLGIVATTLTLSSLGLSKSVNPILDFVMLAFGGLALGYVGGKIFEFVVSKDEFGEYIAPLGVGSAMALWFFGEDVAPHFLGYGLSGYMAVAIMGLYIGNVVTKKPKNSKDMHKMAEFCTDLSSLTRILIFVFLGASISLPLLKSFGIYGLLCAIGTLFIARPIGVFIATAIPPVSSLKERIYFALEGPRGVVPAALAAMIYTNIMHNPGIIPHSITQYMPPEMIAGSILVATFATIFLSVIVEASWAYPLANKLFK, from the coding sequence ATGGAAATTTCCCTTGTAATAGGGTACATATCCCTTTTATTTATTATCGGATCATTTATAGCCAAACTTGCTGATAGAATAGGTATCCCTGATATCCCATTACTATTGATTACAGGTTTGCTCATAGGCCCAGTATTAGGATTAATATCTCCAATTTATGCTCAAACAATTTTTTCTTTTGTTGGAACTATTGGTCTTATAATTCTTTTGCTTGTTGGCGCCTTTGAAATGAGATGGATTGTTTTAAAAAGAGTTTTAAAAACCGTTTTGAAACTCGACACTATTGGGCTGGTTATTTCACTTTTAATTTCTGGAATAATATTTAGTTTTATATATGCACTGCCTTTCACAAACCCGATTGGATTTATTTATGGTGCTGTAAACTGTGCAACGGACCCTGCAACACTTATACCAATATTTTCGAAATCAGATGTTGATCCAAAAATTGCAGTAACGCTTGAAGCAGAAAGTGTATTTAACGACCCCCTTGGTATTGTTGCAACAACACTAACTCTTTCATCACTTGGACTTAGTAAAAGTGTAAATCCAATTCTTGATTTTGTTATGTTAGCATTTGGAGGCCTTGCTTTAGGTTACGTTGGAGGAAAAATATTTGAATTTGTAGTTTCAAAAGATGAATTTGGAGAATATATTGCACCATTAGGTGTTGGATCTGCAATGGCCCTATGGTTCTTTGGAGAAGACGTTGCCCCCCATTTTTTAGGATACGGACTGAGTGGTTACATGGCTGTTGCTATTATGGGTCTTTACATTGGAAACGTAGTAACTAAAAAGCCTAAAAACTCAAAAGATATGCACAAAATGGCAGAATTCTGTACAGACCTTTCATCACTTACTAGAATATTGATATTTGTATTTTTAGGTGCAAGCATAAGCTTACCCCTCCTAAAAAGCTTTGGAATTTACGGTCTTCTTTGTGCTATCGGCACATTATTTATTGCAAGGCCAATAGGTGTTTTTATTGCAACTGCAATTCCACCTGTAAGTTCACTAAAAGAAAGAATTTATTTTGCGCTTGAAGGCCCCAGAGGAGTAGTTCCTGCGGCACTTGCGGCAATGATATACACAAATATTATGCACAACCCAGGAATAATTCCGCATTCGATAACGCAATATATGCCCCCCGAAATGATTGCAGGATCAATTCTTGTTGCGACATTTGCTACAATATTTTTAAGCGTTATTGTAGAGGCTTCTTGGGCATACCCCCTTGCAAACAAACTTTTTAAATAA
- the wecC gene encoding UDP-N-acetyl-D-mannosamine dehydrogenase, whose protein sequence is MEKHGNYDIKKICVIGLGYIGLPTASMLANHGYDVVGVDVNEKRVNQIKNGELKIEEPGLLTLVKGAINSKNLNVRTSATEADAFIICVPTPALATEDGSKKCDLSYVMSAVEAILPFVKDGNLIVIESTIPPETTKKIYETLNKKIYVAHCPERVLPGKILKELVENDRIIGGINKKSAEMAKEIYKSFVEGQIYTTNSNTAEMVKLMENTYRDINIALANEFAKICDEIGVNVWDAIKIANKHPRVNILNPGPGVGGHCISIDPWFIVEKTNNAKFIRAARELNDNMPAYVCNSVLSELKKLGIEKPKISIFGATYKGNVEDTRESPSKNVIKMLLENGATVSTYDPHASYFEYPLSTLDECISGSDCIVVLTDHDVFKTIKKDDIDEICPKLKNKIVFDTKNILEHSLWKKAGFTVKLLGNGAW, encoded by the coding sequence ATGGAGAAACATGGCAATTACGATATTAAAAAAATCTGCGTTATTGGATTAGGATATATTGGACTTCCTACAGCTTCAATGCTCGCTAACCACGGCTATGATGTTGTTGGTGTGGATGTCAACGAAAAACGAGTAAACCAGATTAAAAACGGTGAATTAAAAATTGAGGAACCAGGACTTTTAACTCTTGTAAAGGGTGCAATAAATTCAAAAAACTTAAATGTTCGGACCTCAGCAACAGAGGCGGATGCATTTATTATTTGTGTTCCGACCCCTGCACTTGCAACGGAAGATGGATCCAAAAAATGTGATTTAAGTTATGTGATGAGTGCAGTTGAAGCAATTTTACCATTTGTAAAAGATGGAAACTTAATAGTAATTGAAAGTACAATCCCTCCGGAAACCACTAAAAAAATTTACGAAACACTTAATAAAAAAATATACGTTGCCCACTGCCCTGAAAGAGTACTTCCCGGAAAAATATTAAAAGAACTCGTTGAAAACGACAGGATCATCGGCGGAATAAATAAAAAATCTGCCGAAATGGCAAAAGAAATCTACAAATCATTTGTAGAAGGACAAATATATACTACAAACTCAAACACTGCCGAAATGGTAAAATTAATGGAAAATACTTACCGAGACATCAATATCGCACTTGCAAATGAATTTGCAAAGATATGTGACGAAATTGGGGTTAATGTATGGGATGCAATAAAAATTGCAAACAAACACCCGCGTGTAAACATATTAAATCCAGGACCTGGAGTTGGAGGCCACTGTATAAGTATTGATCCATGGTTTATAGTTGAAAAAACAAATAATGCAAAATTCATACGTGCCGCAAGAGAATTAAACGATAATATGCCAGCTTACGTTTGCAACTCCGTTCTTTCCGAATTAAAAAAATTGGGAATTGAAAAACCAAAAATATCGATATTTGGTGCAACATACAAAGGAAACGTGGAAGATACAAGAGAAAGCCCTTCTAAAAATGTTATTAAAATGCTTTTAGAAAATGGAGCAACAGTTTCAACATATGATCCCCATGCTAGTTATTTTGAATACCCATTAAGCACATTAGATGAATGTATTTCTGGTTCAGACTGCATTGTAGTTTTAACCGACCACGACGTGTTCAAAACCATTAAAAAAGACGATATTGATGAAATATGTCCAAAACTCAAAAATAAAATTGTCTTTGATACCAAAAATATATTAGAACATAGTTTATGGAAAAAGGCAGGTTTTACGGTTAAATTGCTTGGTAATGGGGCATGGTGA
- the wecB gene encoding non-hydrolyzing UDP-N-acetylglucosamine 2-epimerase, producing MYKIGIILGTRPEIIKMSPVIRELTTKNFFLIHTNQHYSENMDKIFFEELNLKKPDYNLNIGSGSHGDQTGRMLMEIEKVLLKEKPDFVLVQGDTNTVLAGALAASKLGVKIGHIEAGLRSFDRKMPEETNRVLTDHISEFLFAPTKTASNNILKEGISGEKIHIVGNTIVDATIQNLKIAEKNEKVCKFISEITKNEKYFLLTLHRAENTDNFEILSKLVTSINNISKKYEKNIIFPIHPRTHKKLNEFGLINALENNPLIKIIEPVGYLEFLGLEKNAELIITDSGGLQEEACILNVPCVTLRENTERPETLDVNSNILAGSNPENILNCIEKMLKSNRHWNNPFGDGNSGKNIVNIVFGEKKP from the coding sequence ATGTATAAAATAGGAATAATTCTTGGAACAAGACCTGAAATAATTAAAATGTCCCCGGTGATTCGGGAACTAACTACTAAAAATTTTTTTTTGATTCATACTAATCAACATTATTCTGAAAATATGGATAAAATCTTTTTTGAAGAATTAAATCTAAAAAAACCAGACTATAATTTAAATATCGGGTCAGGCAGTCATGGAGACCAGACTGGCAGAATGTTAATGGAAATTGAAAAAGTTCTTCTGAAAGAAAAACCCGATTTTGTACTTGTTCAAGGGGATACAAACACTGTTTTAGCCGGAGCCCTTGCTGCATCTAAATTGGGCGTAAAAATCGGCCATATTGAAGCAGGTCTTCGAAGTTTTGATAGAAAGATGCCTGAAGAAACAAACAGAGTTCTTACAGACCATATTTCAGAATTTTTATTTGCACCAACCAAAACTGCCTCGAACAATATTTTAAAAGAAGGAATTTCGGGCGAAAAAATACATATCGTTGGAAACACGATTGTGGATGCAACCATCCAAAACCTGAAAATTGCAGAAAAAAATGAAAAAGTTTGTAAATTTATATCCGAAATAACAAAAAATGAAAAATACTTTTTATTAACTCTCCACAGGGCCGAAAATACGGATAACTTCGAGATTTTATCAAAACTCGTAACTTCAATAAATAACATATCTAAAAAATATGAAAAAAACATAATTTTTCCAATTCATCCAAGAACGCATAAAAAATTAAATGAATTTGGATTAATTAATGCACTTGAAAATAACCCTCTGATAAAAATAATTGAACCTGTTGGATACCTTGAATTTTTGGGTTTAGAAAAAAATGCAGAACTTATAATAACCGACAGCGGTGGCCTCCAGGAAGAAGCATGTATTTTAAATGTACCTTGTGTAACATTGCGGGAAAATACTGAAAGACCTGAAACTTTGGACGTAAATTCAAATATTTTAGCAGGTAGTAACCCCGAAAACATATTAAATTGTATTGAAAAAATGCTAAAATCAAATAGACACTGGAATAACCCATTTGGGGACGGAAATTCTGGAAAAAATA
- a CDS encoding (5-formylfuran-3-yl)methyl phosphate synthase yields MILLVSPKDVAEAYEAIEGGADIIDVKNPPEGSLGANFPWVIKETREATPKGMLVSAAIGDVPYKPGTVTLAALGATVSGADYIKVGLYGTRSYQEALDVMKNVTKAVKDAGENKIVVAAGYADAYRVGAVDPLVIPKVARDAGCDVAMLDTAVKDGKTLFDHMDLDLLKEFVEETHKYGMKCALAGSIKIEEIPMLKEIGCDIVGVRGAACTQGDRNAGRIQKDLVKEIVKVCKD; encoded by the coding sequence ATGATACTTCTTGTAAGTCCTAAAGACGTTGCTGAAGCCTACGAAGCAATTGAAGGTGGTGCTGATATTATTGATGTTAAAAACCCGCCTGAAGGTTCATTAGGTGCAAATTTTCCATGGGTAATCAAAGAAACAAGAGAAGCAACACCAAAAGGAATGCTTGTAAGTGCTGCAATAGGCGATGTTCCATATAAACCGGGAACCGTTACACTTGCAGCACTAGGGGCAACAGTAAGTGGTGCTGATTATATCAAAGTTGGACTTTACGGTACAAGGTCGTACCAAGAAGCACTTGATGTAATGAAAAATGTTACAAAAGCGGTAAAAGATGCAGGGGAAAACAAAATTGTTGTAGCTGCAGGATATGCTGATGCTTATCGGGTAGGTGCAGTTGATCCATTAGTTATTCCAAAAGTTGCAAGGGATGCAGGATGCGACGTTGCAATGTTAGATACTGCAGTAAAAGATGGAAAAACACTTTTTGATCACATGGACTTAGATTTACTCAAAGAATTTGTTGAAGAAACACATAAATATGGAATGAAATGTGCTCTTGCAGGTTCAATTAAAATTGAAGAAATTCCAATGTTAAAAGAAATAGGATGCGACATTGTAGGTGTTAGGGGTGCTGCATGTACACAAGGAGATAGAAATGCAGGAAGAATTCAAAAAGATTTAGTTAAAGAAATAGTAAAAGTTTGCAAGGATTAA